The Pantoea nemavictus genome includes a region encoding these proteins:
- a CDS encoding Ig-like domain-containing protein produces MPTPLSFDPISGGKSIRVGTPYQFWQGNLPDEAGTVIEFIINERIFSTTVGEDGNWSFQPPLFFNEGSHNVTMRGFDLADNHGEPHQFSLEVDLSAPFKPAITSAIDDVGKVTGGIGNGQITDDTTPTLKGYAQPGSIVQLYDFEQWVGSTVALQNGEWTIKAQLGNGEHQLKVTATDEFDRVSESSDRYVLQVDDSPGIPATISYAIDDVGTVQGKLNSGASTDDFAPIIVGRAEPNSMVYLYAQNSHGGIGYKGSVLADANGDWSIQSRSMISGDGLYTFHATYVNSIADYRPDFALNMKALKDIEPTIEFAHDDAGAMTGAVYHRGTTDDKTPTLEGKGAPGSVVEIEYKLSNGSWQSAGSATVDQQGNWQVKSTELSNYGEWAFRARGVTAGQTSDWSDNFELIMIPGAPLAPSINFANDDVGLVQDPVFHNGTTDDNTPTLQGTGTPGQIIEIEFGLQGESLRSNGTARVGEDGKWSFTSPQLDQPGIWEYQARASTGEMKSNWSDKFHINLVEEAQISSVEPEENSNLTLQQLLVEEGEGLFIDSSQLELQDTTAVALQLEDILPQGTEASDWMQETATANTAAQYHVYSHDNSELLLQDGAGSYAA; encoded by the coding sequence ATGCCAACACCTCTCAGCTTTGATCCTATCTCAGGTGGTAAATCAATTCGCGTCGGTACGCCTTATCAATTCTGGCAAGGTAATTTGCCCGATGAAGCCGGTACCGTGATTGAATTCATCATTAATGAACGTATCTTCAGCACCACAGTCGGCGAGGATGGTAATTGGTCATTTCAGCCGCCGCTGTTTTTCAATGAAGGCAGCCATAACGTCACCATGCGCGGTTTTGATCTCGCTGATAATCATGGAGAACCGCACCAGTTCTCACTGGAGGTCGACCTTTCAGCCCCCTTTAAACCCGCGATTACTTCAGCGATAGATGATGTCGGCAAGGTTACCGGCGGAATTGGCAATGGTCAGATCACTGATGACACAACCCCTACGCTAAAAGGCTATGCCCAACCCGGTAGCATTGTGCAACTTTATGACTTTGAGCAATGGGTAGGCAGCACCGTAGCGCTACAGAATGGTGAATGGACGATCAAGGCACAGCTTGGCAACGGCGAGCATCAGCTGAAAGTGACCGCGACTGACGAGTTTGATCGCGTCAGTGAATCTTCAGATCGCTACGTATTACAAGTCGATGATTCACCGGGGATTCCCGCTACCATCAGCTATGCCATAGATGACGTGGGTACCGTACAGGGCAAACTGAACTCTGGCGCAAGCACCGATGACTTCGCGCCAATTATTGTCGGTCGGGCTGAGCCAAATAGCATGGTTTATCTGTATGCGCAGAATAGCCACGGCGGCATCGGCTATAAAGGCAGCGTGCTGGCAGATGCTAATGGTGACTGGTCCATTCAGTCGCGCTCAATGATCAGTGGCGACGGCCTTTACACCTTCCATGCAACCTATGTGAATAGCATCGCCGATTACCGTCCCGATTTTGCGCTCAATATGAAAGCGCTGAAGGACATCGAGCCAACCATTGAATTTGCCCACGATGACGCCGGGGCGATGACCGGTGCGGTTTATCACCGTGGCACCACCGATGATAAAACGCCGACGCTAGAGGGCAAAGGCGCGCCAGGAAGCGTGGTAGAAATTGAGTACAAGCTCAGTAACGGTAGCTGGCAAAGTGCGGGCAGTGCAACGGTTGATCAGCAGGGAAATTGGCAGGTTAAGTCCACTGAGCTGAGCAATTATGGCGAGTGGGCGTTTCGTGCGCGCGGCGTGACTGCAGGGCAAACCAGTGACTGGAGCGATAACTTCGAGCTGATCATGATCCCAGGTGCCCCGCTGGCACCGAGCATCAATTTTGCCAACGATGATGTGGGTCTGGTGCAGGATCCTGTTTTCCACAACGGCACCACTGACGACAACACACCTACGCTGCAAGGCACGGGTACACCTGGCCAGATCATTGAAATTGAGTTTGGTCTGCAGGGAGAAAGTCTGCGCAGCAACGGCACTGCACGCGTGGGCGAAGACGGTAAATGGAGCTTTACCTCGCCGCAGCTGGATCAACCGGGCATCTGGGAATACCAGGCTCGCGCCTCCACCGGGGAGATGAAAAGTAACTGGAGCGATAAATTCCACATCAACCTTGTTGAGGAGGCGCAGATCAGCAGTGTCGAGCCAGAAGAGAACAGCAACCTAACGCTGCAGCAGTTGCTGGTCGAGGAAGGCGAAGGTCTGTTTATTGACAGCTCGCAGCTTGAGCTTCAGGACACTACTGCCGTGGCGTTACAGTTGGAAGATATTCTGCCGCAGGGAACAGAGGCCAGCGACTGGATGCAAGAAACTGCTACGGCCAATACTGCTGCGCAATACCACGTTTATAGCCATGACAACAGCGAACTGCTGCTGCAGGATGGCGCTGGCTCTTACGCCGCCTAA
- the exbD gene encoding TonB system transport protein ExbD has protein sequence MAMRLNDDSVGDGEMHEINVTPFIDVMLVLLIIFMVAAPLATVDVRVNLPASTSAPQPRPEKPVYLSIKEDKQIYIGNDAVTKETLVNTLTAQTEGKKDTTIFFQADKSVDYATLMEVMDQLREAGYLKIGLMGMETVKK, from the coding sequence ATGGCGATGCGTTTAAACGATGACTCGGTAGGCGATGGCGAAATGCACGAAATCAACGTGACGCCGTTTATCGACGTCATGCTGGTTCTGCTGATCATCTTTATGGTCGCCGCACCGTTAGCCACGGTCGATGTGCGCGTTAACCTGCCAGCGTCGACCAGCGCGCCACAGCCGCGTCCGGAAAAACCGGTTTATCTGTCGATTAAAGAAGATAAGCAGATCTACATCGGTAACGATGCGGTGACCAAAGAGACGCTGGTGAATACGTTGACCGCCCAAACCGAAGGCAAGAAAGACACCACCATCTTCTTCCAGGCGGATAAATCAGTTGATTACGCCACCCTGATGGAAGTGATGGATCAGCTGCGTGAAGCCGGTTACCTGAAGATTGGTTTGATGGGCATGGAAACGGTGAAGAAGTAA
- the exbB gene encoding tol-pal system-associated acyl-CoA thioesterase produces the protein MQTDLSVWGMYQHADIVVKIVMIGLLLASVVTWAIFFGKFAELSGAKRRLKREQQALGEARSLNDAYRAAENFKGNSHSAVLLNDAHNELELSAGTEDLDGIKERTSFRLDRRVAAFSRHAGRGNGFLATIGSVAPFIGLFGTVWGIMNSFIGIAKTQTTNLAVVAPGIAEALLATAIGLVAAIPAVVIYNVFARMIASYKASLGDVAAQVMLLQSRDLDLGNVDTAKEANRPAAAQKLRVG, from the coding sequence ATGCAAACGGATCTCTCCGTTTGGGGCATGTATCAGCATGCCGATATCGTGGTAAAGATTGTGATGATTGGCCTGTTACTGGCTTCCGTCGTCACCTGGGCGATTTTCTTCGGTAAGTTTGCTGAGCTGAGCGGGGCGAAACGTCGCCTGAAGCGCGAGCAGCAGGCGCTGGGCGAAGCCCGATCGTTAAACGATGCTTACCGTGCTGCTGAAAACTTCAAAGGCAACAGCCACAGCGCTGTGTTGCTCAACGATGCGCACAATGAACTGGAGCTGTCAGCCGGCACTGAAGATCTGGACGGCATTAAAGAGCGCACCAGCTTCCGTCTCGATCGCCGCGTTGCCGCCTTCAGCCGTCATGCCGGCCGCGGTAATGGCTTCCTGGCCACCATCGGTTCCGTTGCGCCATTTATCGGCCTGTTCGGTACCGTTTGGGGCATCATGAACAGCTTCATCGGTATCGCGAAAACACAAACCACCAATCTTGCTGTAGTAGCACCCGGCATTGCTGAAGCGCTGCTGGCCACGGCCATTGGTCTGGTTGCGGCGATTCCTGCGGTGGTTATCTATAACGTCTTCGCGCGCATGATTGCCAGCTACAAAGCGTCGCTGGGCGACGTCGCCGCGCAGGTCATGTTACTGCAGAGCCGCGATCTTGACCTCGGCAACGTCGATACGGCGAAAGAAGCCAACCGTCCAGCGGCGGCACAGAAACTGCGCGTAGGATAA
- the metC gene encoding cystathionine beta-lyase codes for MATKKIDTRLVTAGRSKRYTQGSVNSVIQRASSLVFDSVADKKRATAGRATGELFYGRRGTLTHFSLQDAMTELEGGAGCALYPCGAAAVSNAILSFVEAGDHILVSGAVYEPTQDFCSKILSKLNVTTTYFDHCIGSEIGELVQPNTRVVFLESPASITMEVQDIPAIVAAVRAKAPDAIIMIDNTWAAGVLFNALEHGIDISIQAGTKYIIGHSDAMIGTAVANARCWPQLRENSYLMGQMVDADTAYMASRGLRTLGTRLRQHEESGLQVAEWLAAQPEVARVNHPALAQCKGHAFWQRDFSGSSGLFSFILHEKLSREQLANYLDHFHHFSMAYSWGGYESLILANQPEELAAIRPAGGVDFDGTLVRLHIGLEHVDDLLDDLKAGFARLKN; via the coding sequence ATGGCAACGAAAAAAATAGACACCAGGCTGGTCACCGCGGGACGCAGCAAACGTTACACTCAGGGCTCAGTAAACAGCGTGATTCAACGCGCTTCCTCACTGGTTTTTGACAGCGTCGCCGACAAAAAACGCGCCACCGCCGGTCGCGCAACAGGCGAACTGTTTTATGGCCGTCGCGGCACCCTCACCCATTTCTCGCTGCAGGATGCGATGACCGAGCTGGAAGGCGGCGCGGGCTGTGCGCTTTATCCGTGCGGCGCGGCGGCGGTATCCAACGCCATTTTGTCCTTTGTCGAAGCCGGCGACCACATTCTGGTGAGCGGCGCGGTGTATGAACCGACCCAGGATTTTTGCTCTAAAATTCTCAGCAAGCTGAATGTCACCACCACCTATTTCGATCACTGCATCGGCAGCGAAATTGGCGAACTGGTGCAGCCGAATACGCGCGTGGTGTTCCTGGAATCTCCGGCTTCGATCACCATGGAAGTGCAGGATATCCCGGCCATCGTTGCCGCCGTGCGCGCGAAAGCGCCTGACGCGATTATCATGATCGATAATACCTGGGCGGCGGGCGTGTTATTTAACGCGCTGGAGCACGGCATCGATATTTCGATTCAGGCCGGCACCAAATACATCATTGGTCACAGCGATGCGATGATTGGCACCGCGGTAGCCAATGCGCGTTGCTGGCCACAGCTGCGCGAGAATTCGTACCTGATGGGCCAGATGGTTGACGCCGATACCGCTTATATGGCGAGCCGTGGCCTGCGCACGCTGGGCACGCGCCTGCGTCAGCACGAAGAGAGCGGATTGCAGGTCGCCGAGTGGCTGGCCGCGCAGCCGGAAGTGGCGCGCGTTAATCACCCGGCGCTGGCGCAGTGTAAAGGCCACGCATTCTGGCAGCGCGACTTCAGCGGCAGCAGCGGTTTGTTCTCCTTTATCCTGCATGAAAAATTAAGTCGCGAGCAGTTGGCAAATTATCTCGATCACTTTCACCATTTCAGCATGGCCTATTCGTGGGGCGGCTATGAATCGCTGATTCTGGCGAATCAGCCTGAGGAATTGGCGGCGATTCGTCCGGCGGGCGGCGTTGATTTTGATGGCACCTTAGTGCGTCTGCATATTGGTCTCGAACACGTTGATGACTTGCTGGATGATTTGAAAGCTGGCTTTGCGCGCTTAAAAAACTAA
- a CDS encoding DedA family protein — protein MGVLHEIVQALWHQDFAALGNPDVVWIVYGVMFLTLFLENGLLPASFLPGDSLLLLAGAMVAKGVMDFVPTIVILTTAASLGCWLSYLQGRWLGNTKLVKSWLLHLPAQYHQRAWTMFDRHGLMALLVGRFLAFVRTLLPTMAGISGLKNGRFQLFNWLSGLLWVGIVVTLGYGISHVPFIKRHEDQVMAILMILPIALLFIGLAGSIVVVWKKRRQKVS, from the coding sequence ATGGGTGTTTTACATGAGATTGTCCAGGCGCTTTGGCATCAGGATTTTGCCGCGCTAGGTAATCCGGATGTCGTGTGGATTGTCTACGGCGTGATGTTTTTGACGCTGTTTCTGGAAAACGGTTTATTGCCCGCGTCGTTCCTGCCGGGCGACAGCCTGCTGTTACTGGCCGGCGCGATGGTGGCCAAGGGCGTGATGGATTTCGTGCCGACCATCGTCATTTTAACTACCGCAGCCAGTCTCGGCTGTTGGTTGAGCTACTTACAAGGGCGCTGGCTGGGCAATACCAAACTGGTGAAAAGTTGGTTATTACACCTGCCGGCACAATATCACCAGCGCGCGTGGACGATGTTTGACCGCCATGGCTTGATGGCGCTGCTGGTTGGCCGCTTCCTCGCCTTTGTCCGCACGTTGCTGCCCACCATGGCCGGCATTTCTGGACTGAAAAATGGACGTTTTCAGCTATTTAACTGGCTGAGCGGCCTGTTGTGGGTTGGGATCGTGGTGACGCTGGGCTACGGCATCAGCCATGTGCCCTTTATCAAACGCCATGAAGATCAGGTGATGGCGATCCTGATGATCCTGCCGATTGCCCTGCTGTTTATCGGTCTTGCCGGCAGCATTGTGGTGGTGTGGAAAAAACGCCGCCAGAAAGTCTCCTGA
- a CDS encoding AraC family transcriptional regulator: protein MSNDALCRQLAQRVVALMSDLSKPLCTVENVKLIYACETLPRTPMMYQPGIVILFQGRKTGYLGSTVFHYDATKYLMLTVPLPVECETEATLAEPLAGMCLSVDIASLQDLLLDIGDDEQFQPQAQTSGIHSAFMSDEMLCAAERLLDVMNNPRDARVLGPQLVREMIYYVLIGPIGGALLSLVNRQTQFSQIARALRRIENHFAESLSVDMLAAEVNMSISAFHHNFKAVTQTSPLQYLKRYRLHQARLMMLQDGMKASAAAVRVGYESPSQFSREFKRYFGVTPGEEASRVRQTVPLLPFDAAS from the coding sequence ATGTCAAACGACGCCCTTTGTCGCCAGCTGGCGCAGCGTGTGGTTGCGTTGATGAGCGACCTGAGTAAGCCGCTGTGCACGGTGGAAAACGTCAAGCTTATCTATGCCTGCGAAACCCTGCCGCGTACGCCGATGATGTATCAACCTGGGATTGTGATTCTGTTTCAGGGGCGCAAAACCGGTTACCTCGGCAGCACCGTTTTTCACTACGACGCCACTAAATATCTGATGCTCACCGTGCCGCTGCCGGTGGAGTGTGAAACCGAAGCCACGCTGGCAGAGCCGCTGGCGGGCATGTGTTTGAGTGTTGATATCGCCAGCCTGCAGGATTTGTTGCTGGATATTGGCGATGACGAGCAGTTCCAGCCGCAGGCGCAAACCTCCGGCATTCATTCAGCCTTTATGAGCGACGAGATGCTGTGCGCTGCCGAGCGCTTGCTGGATGTGATGAACAATCCGCGCGATGCCCGCGTACTGGGGCCGCAGCTGGTGCGCGAGATGATCTATTACGTGTTAATCGGGCCGATTGGCGGTGCGCTGCTGTCGCTGGTCAATCGTCAGACGCAGTTCAGCCAGATTGCCCGCGCGCTGCGTCGCATCGAAAATCACTTTGCTGAAAGCCTGAGCGTCGACATGCTGGCCGCCGAAGTGAACATGAGCATCTCGGCGTTTCATCACAACTTTAAAGCGGTGACGCAAACGTCGCCGCTGCAATATCTCAAGCGCTATCGCTTGCATCAGGCGCGCCTGATGATGTTGCAGGATGGCATGAAGGCCAGCGCCGCGGCAGTACGCGTCGGCTATGAAAGTCCTTCGCAATTTTCGCGCGAGTTTAAGCGTTATTTCGGCGTGACGCCGGGAGAAGAGGCGAGCCGCGTGCGTCAAACCGTACCGTTATTACCGTTTGACGCCGCGTCGTAA